In Turicibacter sanguinis, a genomic segment contains:
- the bsh gene encoding choloylglycine hydrolase produces the protein MCTALSLTAKDGSHLFGRNMDIEYSFNQSILLTPRRFDYKNRATGEMNQTKYAIIGMGTIIDEHPCYAELFNEKGLAAAGLNFPNYAHWDEKAIEGKTNIPPYDLVLWVTSNFETVKEVKEALKDVVLVDVPVNEQTPIAPLHWMICDKTGESIVVEKTVNGLSVMDNKVGVLTNAPTFDWHLTNLTQYMGLTSTQPKDITLGEQELHPLGQGLGAFSLPGDYSSPSRFVKAAFLRNNIDYANVNYSGISEFFHILNGVAMVRGSVVTPQHLNDITLYTSCMDQERGIYYYNTYTNHTISSINMHNEDLDAKEIKSFKFNDEFAVNLQN, from the coding sequence ATGTGTACAGCATTATCATTAACAGCAAAAGATGGTTCACATTTATTCGGTAGAAATATGGATATTGAATATTCATTTAATCAATCAATTTTATTAACACCACGTCGTTTTGATTATAAAAATCGTGCAACAGGTGAAATGAATCAAACAAAGTATGCGATTATTGGAATGGGAACCATTATTGATGAACATCCATGTTATGCAGAGCTTTTTAATGAAAAAGGATTAGCGGCAGCAGGATTAAACTTCCCTAACTACGCACACTGGGATGAAAAAGCAATCGAAGGAAAAACAAATATCCCTCCTTATGATTTAGTTTTATGGGTCACTTCAAATTTTGAAACAGTTAAAGAAGTAAAAGAAGCTTTAAAAGATGTTGTTTTAGTTGATGTTCCAGTCAATGAACAAACTCCAATTGCTCCTTTACACTGGATGATTTGTGATAAAACAGGTGAAAGTATCGTTGTAGAAAAAACAGTAAATGGTTTAAGTGTTATGGATAATAAAGTAGGAGTTTTAACGAATGCGCCAACTTTTGATTGGCATTTAACAAACTTAACTCAATACATGGGATTAACGTCGACACAACCAAAAGATATAACACTCGGAGAACAAGAATTACATCCATTAGGGCAAGGGCTTGGTGCTTTCTCATTACCAGGAGATTATTCATCACCATCACGATTTGTTAAAGCTGCTTTCTTACGTAATAATATCGATTATGCAAATGTTAATTACTCTGGAATCAGTGAATTCTTCCACATCTTAAACGGAGTTGCAATGGTTCGAGGATCAGTCGTTACTCCTCAACATTTAAATGACATTACGTTATATACATCTTGTATGGATCAAGAACGTGGAATTTATTATTACAATACTTATACAAATCATACGATTTCATCTATTAATATGCATAATGAAGATTTAGACGCAAAAGAAATTAAATCATTTAAATTTAATGATGAATTTGCTGTAAATTTACAAAATTAA
- a CDS encoding DUF927 domain-containing protein — protein sequence MKNVIKRPQMEKEKKKTYLPYPNIYLTSRGVFRKEELKDEEPKHHWISNYINLKEHSLNLETNQHEVTIEYLPQGCNTLKEISVSGDEIATLNKIERLSLYGVDINSYNKGDILKHLRNCKASIPCINNHSDLGFVLVDNEMVFKHHQLISLGKKQTSNYNGELNIEPKGSHQEWYRLIKEEVQGYTPLELAVIMGLASATIGFISKELSVENLIVNLVNDSSTGKTTACQLAASVFGSPILKDNGLVMSWNSTFNALQNKVAGNTGVVVVFDEASMARNDDFTKAIYSLAEGKETARMQKDGVVKQSKVWNTLIISTGEKSLFEASNNNSGLKVRLIELSHIVWTKSAENSEKIKQIISNHYGFAGYMYAEELLRRGKNHIVEGILHWRSEIRYKMI from the coding sequence ATGAAAAATGTAATAAAAAGGCCACAAATGGAAAAAGAAAAGAAGAAAACGTACTTGCCATATCCAAATATTTATCTGACTAGCAGGGGTGTTTTCAGAAAAGAAGAGCTTAAAGATGAAGAACCTAAACATCATTGGATATCAAATTATATCAATTTAAAGGAACATTCATTAAATCTTGAAACAAATCAGCATGAAGTCACAATTGAGTACCTACCCCAAGGTTGTAACACTCTTAAGGAGATAAGTGTTTCAGGGGATGAAATTGCAACTTTGAATAAAATTGAACGTTTGTCTTTATATGGTGTTGATATTAATAGCTATAACAAGGGTGACATATTAAAGCATTTACGAAATTGTAAAGCATCAATACCATGTATTAACAATCATTCCGATTTAGGATTTGTTTTAGTTGATAATGAGATGGTGTTTAAGCACCATCAACTCATCAGTTTAGGTAAAAAGCAGACTTCTAACTATAATGGTGAATTAAACATTGAGCCTAAAGGTTCTCATCAAGAGTGGTATAGATTAATTAAGGAAGAAGTTCAAGGGTATACGCCTCTTGAACTTGCAGTAATCATGGGATTAGCCTCTGCAACCATTGGCTTTATCTCAAAAGAATTATCTGTTGAAAACTTAATTGTTAATCTAGTAAATGATAGTTCTACTGGAAAGACGACGGCTTGCCAATTAGCTGCCTCTGTCTTTGGTTCACCCATCTTGAAAGATAATGGTTTGGTCATGAGTTGGAATTCTACATTTAATGCCTTACAAAACAAAGTAGCAGGAAATACAGGGGTTGTCGTTGTCTTTGATGAAGCAAGTATGGCTAGAAATGATGATTTTACTAAGGCTATTTATTCTTTAGCAGAAGGAAAAGAAACTGCCCGTATGCAGAAGGATGGAGTAGTCAAGCAATCAAAGGTGTGGAATACGCTTATTATTTCTACCGGGGAAAAATCTTTATTTGAGGCTTCAAACAATAATTCCGGTTTAAAAGTAAGATTGATTGAGTTGAGTCATATTGTCTGGACCAAATCAGCAGAGAATTCTGAAAAAATAAAGCAAATTATATCTAATCATTATGGTTTTGCGGGCTACATGTATGCTGAAGAGCTTTTGAGACGTGGTAAAAATCATATTGTAGAAGGAATATTACATTGGAGAAGTGAAATTCGATATAAAATGATTTAA